The proteins below come from a single Nocardioides eburneiflavus genomic window:
- a CDS encoding helix-turn-helix domain-containing protein, with translation MQTIVGLDPQVAEALRGPLAEVADRVVLAIIDEVPSYAGALTGRMGEVIRNAVQLALGGFLTLATRQDDSVPRAPAIEGAYQLGRGEARSGRTVEALLAAYRVGARTSWRDMADAAVEAGIDAGQLARFAELVFAYIDELSAASVAGHTDELESSGRIRQRNLERLARALLTGAAADAVTAAAERADWEPPTTLTAVVLPESQVSAALTALDSRTLQPTDDVPGLPEGHASLLVPGTGSATARRTLLRALRGTDAVVGPSTPWLEAAASHRRTLRCASLGIEGLVDSDEHLAALVLAADAEARADLRARVLAPLAELRPSTAEKLTDTLRSWLLHHGRRDAVAEELFVHAQTVRYRVGQLREVYGERLEDPAFVLDATLALA, from the coding sequence ATGCAGACCATCGTCGGCCTCGACCCGCAGGTCGCCGAGGCGCTGCGGGGGCCCCTGGCCGAGGTCGCCGACCGCGTCGTGCTCGCGATCATCGACGAGGTGCCCAGCTATGCCGGCGCACTGACCGGCCGGATGGGCGAGGTGATCCGCAATGCCGTGCAGCTCGCGCTCGGCGGCTTCCTCACCCTGGCCACGCGGCAGGACGACAGCGTGCCGCGCGCGCCCGCGATCGAGGGCGCCTACCAGCTCGGCCGCGGCGAGGCGCGCAGCGGGCGTACGGTCGAGGCGCTCCTGGCCGCCTACCGCGTGGGCGCTCGGACGTCGTGGCGCGACATGGCCGACGCCGCCGTCGAGGCCGGCATCGACGCCGGCCAGCTGGCGCGGTTCGCCGAGCTGGTCTTCGCCTACATCGACGAGCTGTCGGCCGCCTCGGTCGCCGGCCACACCGACGAGCTCGAGAGCAGCGGCCGCATCCGCCAGCGCAACCTCGAGCGCCTTGCACGGGCGCTGCTGACCGGCGCGGCGGCCGACGCGGTCACCGCCGCCGCCGAGCGCGCCGACTGGGAGCCGCCGACCACCCTGACCGCCGTCGTCCTGCCCGAGTCGCAGGTCTCGGCCGCGCTCACCGCGCTCGACTCCCGCACGCTGCAGCCCACCGACGACGTGCCGGGGTTGCCGGAGGGCCACGCGTCGCTGCTCGTCCCGGGCACCGGCTCGGCGACCGCCCGACGTACGCTCCTGCGCGCCCTCCGCGGCACCGACGCGGTGGTCGGGCCGTCGACGCCGTGGCTCGAGGCAGCGGCCTCGCACCGGCGTACGCTCCGCTGCGCCTCCCTCGGGATCGAAGGCCTCGTGGACTCCGACGAGCACCTCGCCGCGCTCGTCCTGGCCGCCGACGCCGAGGCCCGCGCGGACCTGCGCGCGCGGGTGCTCGCCCCGCTCGCCGAGCTGCGCCCCTCCACCGCCGAGAAGCTCACCGACACGCTCCGCAGCTGGCTGCTGCACCACGGCCGGCGCGACGCCGTGGCCGAGGAGCTCTTCGTGCACGCCCAGACGGTGCGCTACCGCGTGGGGCAGCTGCGCGAGGTCTACGGCGAGCGTCTCGAGGACCCGGCGTTCGTGCTCGACGCGACGCTCGCCCTGGCGTAG
- a CDS encoding ferredoxin reductase has protein sequence MSTTLEPPVRGTARSRRLGDHLVRVAEAATTPYLPADFMDLFAPLRSGADLRGRIEQVLPETADAATIVIRPGADWAGHVPGQYLRIGIDVDGVRQWRAYSLTHGPRRDGRISITVKAVPDGLVSNHLVHEARPGTLVHLEQASGEFVLPPEGGKFLMVTAGSGITPVIGMLRNLFPSTDEGVLRPARSADHDIVVVHVAPSHPHSIFIRDLEALDAAGAIRLVARYDDEHGVLDVADLADLVPDLAERRTLACGPAGLLDALAVHHEAAGLSLTTEQFRTARVEPGDGGTVTFASGTTLDLDGATPILDAAEEAGMLMPSGCRMGICMGCVIPLREGSVRDLRNGAITTAVPGETGDIKVQTCINAAAGPCHIDH, from the coding sequence ATGAGCACCACTCTCGAGCCACCGGTGCGTGGCACCGCGCGAAGCCGGCGACTGGGCGACCACCTCGTCCGGGTCGCCGAGGCCGCCACCACGCCCTACCTGCCCGCCGACTTCATGGACCTGTTCGCGCCCCTGCGCTCGGGTGCCGACCTCCGCGGCCGCATCGAGCAGGTGCTCCCCGAGACGGCCGACGCCGCCACCATCGTGATCCGGCCCGGCGCGGACTGGGCCGGCCACGTCCCCGGCCAGTACCTTCGCATCGGCATCGACGTCGACGGCGTACGCCAGTGGCGCGCCTACTCGCTCACCCACGGCCCGCGCCGCGACGGCCGCATCTCCATCACGGTCAAGGCGGTGCCGGACGGCCTGGTCAGCAACCACCTCGTCCACGAGGCCCGTCCCGGCACGCTCGTGCACCTCGAGCAGGCGTCCGGCGAGTTCGTCCTCCCGCCCGAGGGCGGCAAGTTCCTGATGGTCACCGCCGGCTCGGGCATCACGCCGGTCATCGGGATGCTGCGCAACCTCTTCCCGAGCACCGACGAGGGCGTGCTCCGCCCGGCGCGCAGCGCCGACCACGACATCGTGGTCGTCCACGTGGCCCCCAGCCACCCCCACTCGATCTTCATCCGCGACCTCGAGGCCCTCGACGCCGCCGGCGCGATCCGCCTCGTCGCGCGCTACGACGACGAGCACGGCGTGCTCGACGTCGCCGACCTCGCCGACCTCGTGCCCGACCTCGCCGAGCGCCGTACGCTCGCCTGCGGGCCGGCCGGCCTGCTCGACGCCCTGGCCGTCCACCACGAGGCGGCGGGGCTCAGCCTCACCACCGAGCAGTTCCGCACCGCCCGCGTCGAGCCCGGCGACGGCGGCACGGTGACCTTCGCCTCCGGCACCACCCTCGACCTCGACGGCGCGACGCCCATCCTCGACGCCGCCGAGGAGGCCGGGATGCTCATGCCGAGCGGTTGCCGCATGGGCATCTGCATGGGCTGCGTGATCCCGCTGCGCGAGGGCAGCGTCCGCGACCTCCGCAACGGCGCGATCACCACCGCGGTCCCAGGCGAGACGGGCGACATCAAGGTGCAGACCTGCATCAACGCCGCCGCCGGCCCCTGCCACATCGACCACTGA